The Plectropomus leopardus isolate mb chromosome 22, YSFRI_Pleo_2.0, whole genome shotgun sequence genome includes a window with the following:
- the mansc1 gene encoding MANSC domain-containing protein 1, with the protein MAVFKGNKHAGDDNCFLFHCQTEQDCPLMKAPEGINTYDIYKGLIHPTTVRPVTTTTTTTTTTTEQTTTTEQTTTTEQTTTTEQTTTTPAPTTTTTTTEPTTTTTTTESTTTPPTTTTTTSEPTTTTTTTTQQHTSTHHHHRHDASGNSSTHNNNNNNNNNNNNNHNNNNNTFYHNHHRHHSEKAKQNQ; encoded by the exons ATGGCCGTGTTCAAGGGCAACAAACACGCCGGTGACGATAACTGCTTCCTGTTCCACTGTCAGACGGAGCAGGACTGTCCGTTAATGAAAGCTCCCGAAGGCATCAACACCTACGACATCTACAAAG gaCTGATTCATCCAACCACTGTGAGGCCTGTTAccacgacgacgacgacgaccaccaccaccacagaaCAAACCACCACCACAGAACAAACCACCACCACAGAGCAAACCACCACCACAGAACAAACCACCACCACACCGGCCCCGACTACAACGACGACGACCACAGAACCGACCACCACTACGACCACCACAGAGAGTACAACAAcgccaccaacaacaacaaccacgaCCTCTgagccaacaacaacaacaacaacaacaacacaacaacacacctccacccatcatcatcatcgccaCGATGCCTCCGGTAACTCCAGCacccacaacaacaacaacaacaacaacaacaacaacaacaacaaccacaacaacaacaacaacaccttCTACCACAACCACCACCGTCACCACAGtgaaaaagccaaacaaaaccagtaa
- the c22h11orf98 gene encoding uncharacterized protein C11orf98 homolog has protein sequence MSPPGGKINRPKTELGKKLYKRRRVLGREKRKKNQRVGAVVDQGLITVHHLKKRKSSPRANITLSGKKKRKLLKQLQHMQQEKAGMEVEAAAPKKQASSAAPTKKKNKRAAAAEDDVEMADAE, from the exons ATGTCTCCACCTGGAGGGAAAATAAACAGACCCAAAACG GAGCTGGGTAAGAAGCTTTACAAGCGGCGGCGAGTTTTgggcagagagaagaggaagaaaaatcaGAGAGTTGGAGCCGTGGTGGATCAGGGTCTCATCACCGTCCATCACCTGAAGAAGAGAAA gtCGAGCCCGCGGGCGAACATCACTCTGTCTGGAAAGAAGAAACGAAAGCTgctcaaacagctgcagcacatgCAGCAGGAGAAGGCCGGTATGGAAG TCGAAGCAGCAGCACCTAAAAAACAGGCCTCGTCAGCTGCTCCGACcaagaagaagaacaagagaGCAGCCGCAGCTGAAGATGACGTAGAGATGGCCGACGCTGAGTGA